A region of Vicinamibacterales bacterium DNA encodes the following proteins:
- a CDS encoding diacylglycerol kinase family lipid kinase, whose product MTRAVVVINPISGTGRAHPGGAAEVELARRTLAGAGFEPQVVVTLGPGHATDVAREAASRGAALVVSWGGDGTMNEVARALAFGATALALVPAGSGNGLGRDLGIPLDPARALAIAVSGPRRRIDVGDVNGEYFFNVAGVGLDARIARAFADRSGRRGRLGYLRVGVSAVLGYRARPYDVQWDGGEASSRALFIALANSRQYGSHGCIAPSASLDDGRLDLVIVGEQPLARLVRRLPAFFLGRLGPAADIRMETFTEVAIAGTGAGEMHLDGEPRVFEGRLRAQVHPRALDVIVPPPRP is encoded by the coding sequence GTGACGCGCGCCGTCGTCGTCATCAACCCGATCTCGGGCACGGGACGCGCGCATCCCGGTGGCGCGGCCGAAGTCGAGCTCGCCCGCCGCACGCTGGCCGGTGCGGGCTTCGAGCCGCAGGTGGTCGTCACGCTCGGGCCCGGGCACGCCACCGACGTCGCGCGCGAGGCGGCGTCGCGCGGCGCCGCGCTGGTCGTGTCCTGGGGCGGCGACGGCACGATGAACGAGGTGGCACGCGCGCTGGCCTTCGGGGCGACCGCGCTCGCGCTCGTCCCGGCGGGGTCGGGCAACGGCCTCGGCCGCGATCTCGGGATCCCGCTGGATCCGGCGCGCGCCTTGGCCATCGCGGTGTCGGGACCGCGCCGCCGGATCGACGTGGGCGACGTGAACGGCGAGTACTTCTTCAACGTCGCGGGCGTGGGGCTCGATGCGCGAATCGCCCGGGCCTTCGCCGATCGGTCGGGTCGCCGCGGACGCCTCGGCTACCTCCGCGTCGGCGTCTCGGCGGTGCTCGGGTACCGGGCCCGCCCGTACGACGTGCAGTGGGACGGGGGCGAGGCGTCGTCCCGCGCGCTCTTCATCGCGCTGGCCAACTCCCGCCAGTACGGCAGTCACGGCTGCATCGCGCCGTCGGCCTCGCTCGACGACGGACGGCTCGATCTCGTCATCGTGGGCGAGCAGCCGCTCGCGCGGCTCGTCCGGCGCCTGCCGGCGTTCTTCCTGGGGCGTCTCGGTCCGGCCGCGGACATCCGGATGGAGACGTTCACGGAGGTCGCCATCGCGGGCACTGGGGCCGGTGAAATGCACCTGGACGGCGAGCCCAGGGTCTTCGAGGGGCGTCTTCGGGCCCAGGTGCACCCGCGTGCGCTGGACGTCATCGTCCCGCCACCTCGGCCGTAA
- a CDS encoding response regulator transcription factor — protein sequence MLVVEDEQDIADLIKHTLERGGDIDVETAASGDAALKSAAELPPDLVVLDLNLPVLSGIEVCRILRQRPSTATVPIIMLTARTSESDRISGLDTGADDYVTKPFSVRELAARVRAALRRGRAAEQPQAAVYHGAHLVADFDAVAVAVDGAPVKLTRREFELLRYLVDNRNRVLSRDRLLERVWGYDHFIETRSVDVHVGRLRAKLGAAGRQIETVVGLGYRFVE from the coding sequence GTGCTCGTCGTCGAGGACGAGCAGGACATCGCCGACCTCATCAAGCACACCCTCGAGCGCGGCGGGGACATCGACGTCGAGACCGCCGCCAGCGGCGACGCCGCCTTGAAGTCGGCGGCCGAACTGCCGCCGGACCTCGTCGTGCTGGACCTGAACCTCCCGGTCCTGAGCGGCATCGAAGTGTGCCGCATCCTGCGCCAGCGGCCGTCCACGGCGACGGTGCCCATCATCATGCTGACGGCCCGGACGAGCGAGAGCGACCGGATCTCGGGCCTCGACACCGGGGCCGACGACTACGTCACCAAGCCGTTCAGCGTGCGCGAGCTCGCCGCCCGCGTGCGCGCGGCCCTGCGCCGCGGCCGCGCCGCGGAGCAGCCGCAGGCCGCCGTGTATCACGGGGCCCACCTGGTGGCGGACTTCGACGCCGTGGCGGTGGCGGTGGACGGGGCGCCGGTGAAGCTCACGCGCCGCGAGTTCGAGTTGCTGCGCTACCTGGTGGACAACCGGAACCGGGTGCTGTCCCGCGATCGGCTGCTCGAGCGTGTCTGGGGATACGACCACTTCATCGAGACCCGGTCCGTGGACGTCCACGTCGGCCGCCTCCGGGCGAAGCTGGGCGCCGCGGGCCGGCAGATCGAGACGGTCGTCGGGCTCGGCTACCGGTTCGTCGAGTAG
- the sixA gene encoding phosphohistidine phosphatase SixA: MTLAATAFELYLVRHGVAALRGPDYPDDAARPLTPEGAERFRLVVQGLRALGVSVDVVLASPYERARETAEILCAGLRPKPKLLLTPALEPGRKPAEAFAAIEQAAASGRRSSRFALVGHEPDLGELAARLLGAKGAVEFKKGAVCRIDVARAMPTGPGTLRWFLPPRALRGLAG; this comes from the coding sequence GTGACCCTCGCAGCGACGGCCTTCGAGCTCTACCTCGTGCGCCACGGCGTGGCCGCCCTCCGCGGTCCAGACTATCCGGACGACGCGGCGCGCCCCCTGACGCCTGAAGGCGCCGAGCGGTTTCGGCTCGTCGTGCAGGGGCTGCGTGCGCTGGGCGTGTCGGTGGACGTCGTCCTCGCGAGTCCCTACGAGCGTGCGCGCGAGACGGCCGAGATCCTCTGCGCCGGGCTCCGCCCGAAGCCGAAGCTCCTCCTGACGCCGGCGCTCGAGCCGGGCCGCAAGCCCGCCGAGGCCTTCGCCGCCATCGAACAGGCGGCCGCCAGCGGCCGCCGGTCGTCGCGCTTCGCGCTCGTCGGTCACGAACCCGACCTCGGGGAACTGGCCGCGCGTCTCCTGGGTGCCAAGGGCGCCGTGGAGTTCAAGAAGGGCGCGGTCTGCCGGATCGACGTGGCGCGGGCGATGCCGACCGGCCCCGGCACGCTGCGCTGGTTCCTGCCGCCCCGCGCGCTGCGAGGTCTGGCCGGGTGA